Proteins from a genomic interval of Rhodococcoides fascians A25f:
- a CDS encoding 2-oxo acid dehydrogenase subunit E2: protein MTATVTTTTVAMPSLGENIAETAADRVEKLPRIRRTIATRMVQSLHTAAQLTTVVEAQASAVARVRSENKDAFLRRTGNKLSYLPFFVKAAVEALADNPVVNSSLDADVTTVTYHGACHLGMAVDSPKGLMVPVIRNAQGLSISAIAAEIAGAAEKVRSGTVTADDLAGGTFTVTNTGSRGALFDTPIINQPQSAILGFGSVVERVVPVRDAAGNLTITAVPTVYLSLSYDHRIVDGADAARYLGDVKSRLEKGYAADLLD from the coding sequence ATGACAGCGACAGTCACGACCACCACTGTTGCGATGCCCTCGCTCGGTGAGAACATTGCCGAGACCGCGGCCGACCGCGTCGAAAAGCTGCCGCGCATCCGGCGGACCATCGCAACCCGAATGGTCCAATCCCTGCACACCGCAGCGCAATTGACGACGGTAGTGGAAGCCCAGGCCTCCGCGGTGGCGCGAGTCCGCAGCGAGAACAAGGATGCGTTTCTCCGCCGAACCGGAAACAAATTGTCGTACTTGCCGTTCTTCGTCAAAGCTGCCGTGGAGGCACTGGCCGACAATCCCGTCGTCAATTCCTCGCTCGACGCCGACGTCACCACAGTGACCTATCACGGTGCCTGCCATCTGGGGATGGCCGTGGACAGCCCGAAGGGTTTGATGGTCCCGGTCATTCGAAATGCTCAGGGGCTCTCCATCTCCGCGATCGCCGCCGAGATTGCCGGCGCCGCAGAGAAGGTGCGCAGCGGCACCGTCACGGCGGACGACCTGGCCGGAGGCACCTTCACCGTCACCAACACAGGCAGCCGCGGCGCACTGTTCGACACGCCCATCATCAATCAACCGCAATCGGCGATCCTGGGCTTCGGCTCGGTCGTCGAACGTGTGGTGCCCGTCCGAGACGCCGCGGGAAATTTGACCATCACCGCGGTTCCGACTGTGTATCTCTCACTGTCGTACGACCACCGCATCGTCGACGGTGCCGATGCGGCCCGCTACCTCGGCGACGTCAAGAGTCGGCTCGAAAAGGGTTACGCTGCTGATCTTCTCGACTGA
- a CDS encoding type II toxin-antitoxin system Rv0910 family toxin, with the protein MLNITMTQELPVSQNEVWATLSDVSTFEKWHALHEEWVETPPRDLEVGSTMVEKIKIASITDTIEFQVESLRAPEVLVLVGAGSTGSKIRLTMNCAARGSGSAVTLELEVTSPLLFGVVGKALQGTFKKKLTATLNGLAEYLG; encoded by the coding sequence ATGCTGAACATCACCATGACGCAGGAACTGCCTGTCTCTCAGAACGAGGTGTGGGCAACTCTGTCCGACGTCAGCACCTTCGAGAAGTGGCATGCCCTGCACGAGGAGTGGGTGGAGACACCCCCGAGGGACCTCGAAGTCGGGTCGACGATGGTCGAGAAGATCAAGATCGCCAGCATCACCGATACCATCGAGTTCCAGGTCGAAAGTCTGCGTGCACCGGAGGTACTGGTCCTGGTGGGTGCCGGATCCACTGGATCGAAGATCCGGCTCACGATGAACTGCGCCGCTCGCGGAAGCGGCTCTGCCGTCACCCTCGAGCTGGAGGTGACCAGTCCGTTGTTGTTCGGAGTGGTGGGCAAGGCGCTGCAGGGAACGTTCAAGAAGAAGCTCACCGCTACCCTGAACGGACTCGCGGAGTACCTCGGGTGA
- a CDS encoding oxidoreductase, with protein sequence MTTTEALPVATATDVIANLRALVPDLKAGAAENEKARCLSEDTVDALRRAGAFRVAAPAKFGGLETDLRTMLDVSAIIAEGDAGASWVTTLSNVNNWAAGLYSDEAQAEIYANGPDAVIAGVVTPGGTARKVEGGYRLTGTWPYASASLHSEWFTGGIIINDEDGDMLDQGMALLPRSDYRIDDTWYVAGMRASGSNTVVAEDVFVPEHRMLSMIPAFSGANVAERTDSAFARSAFGPMLVMVLIGPQLGMGRAAVELVRTKASQKALAYTVFDRQADSVAFQMLLAEAALKVDTAHLHAYRAAEDVKRWAEAGEYPDLLSRARVRGDAAVALRSINEALNMLVDATGAGAFAEVNALQRIWRDSNVGARHAVMLPRVSIETYGKALLGFDLHDHITPII encoded by the coding sequence ATGACGACGACCGAAGCGCTGCCTGTTGCGACCGCCACCGATGTGATTGCCAACCTTCGAGCTCTCGTACCCGACCTGAAGGCCGGAGCCGCCGAAAACGAGAAGGCACGATGCCTCTCCGAAGACACCGTCGACGCCCTCCGCCGCGCAGGCGCATTCCGAGTTGCAGCACCGGCGAAGTTCGGCGGACTCGAAACCGATCTGCGCACCATGCTCGACGTCTCGGCGATCATCGCCGAAGGTGACGCTGGTGCTTCCTGGGTCACCACCCTGTCCAACGTGAACAACTGGGCTGCAGGTCTTTACAGTGACGAGGCTCAGGCCGAGATCTACGCGAACGGACCGGACGCCGTCATTGCCGGCGTCGTCACCCCGGGCGGCACCGCCCGGAAGGTCGAGGGCGGCTACCGGCTGACCGGGACATGGCCCTACGCCTCGGCCAGCCTGCACTCGGAGTGGTTCACCGGCGGAATTATCATCAACGACGAAGACGGCGACATGCTGGACCAGGGCATGGCATTGCTGCCCCGCTCGGACTACCGCATCGACGACACCTGGTACGTAGCCGGCATGCGCGCTTCCGGCAGCAACACCGTTGTTGCAGAAGACGTGTTCGTCCCCGAACACCGCATGCTCTCGATGATTCCGGCGTTCAGCGGTGCCAACGTGGCAGAACGTACCGACTCCGCGTTCGCTCGCTCGGCCTTCGGCCCCATGCTCGTCATGGTGCTCATCGGACCGCAACTCGGAATGGGTCGTGCTGCAGTCGAGCTCGTCCGAACGAAGGCGTCACAGAAGGCCTTGGCCTACACGGTGTTCGACCGGCAGGCCGACTCGGTGGCCTTCCAGATGCTGCTCGCCGAAGCCGCATTGAAAGTCGACACTGCGCACCTGCACGCCTACCGCGCAGCAGAAGACGTCAAGCGTTGGGCCGAGGCCGGTGAGTACCCGGACCTGCTCTCCCGCGCCCGCGTTCGCGGCGACGCGGCCGTTGCGCTACGAAGCATCAACGAGGCACTGAACATGCTCGTCGACGCCACCGGTGCCGGAGCATTCGCCGAAGTGAATGCTTTGCAGCGCATTTGGCGTGACTCGAATGTCGGTGCTCGCCATGCCGTCATGCTGCCGCGAGTGTCGATCGAAACCTACGGCAAGGCGCTTCTCGGCTTCGATCTGCACGACCACATCACCCCGATCATCTGA